A single window of Sphingobacterium sp. ML3W DNA harbors:
- a CDS encoding SusC/RagA family TonB-linked outer membrane protein translates to MKNAKVSSLVAMALVMCNIPLYAQQKQLIKGKISNVQGKGIPLVNLKIKGQQQGTSTNNEGEFQLYGSSSDTLLVSCVGYQSLEYVYMGQASVQFQLKESAQDLNEVVVVGYGSIRKKDLTGSVASIKGEDLAAMPVSNPLVALGARVPGLNISNNSGRPGGGVSATIRGINSINASSAPLFVVDGVIGADFQSINPNDIESIEVLKDASSTAIYGSQASNGVIIVSTKAPKVGEYVIAAQVNLGLNQFARPLDMLNANQYMDYMKRSWEYDPKRGTFPTDQLNKLYPDLFGTDNKPLYDMDWQKEASRNATPISYHFTISGGTEKAKQVLSVGVINDEGLLRETYYKKRTVRYTTDIKLREWLDIGANLSYQFNRKNQVDDYAVGSMNATRLLGGMIPILPVAYPDGSTSTMQDFGFGYNYDSNGDFLGFYKTGIYTANNPVKLLQDLKYYRTEHQFLGNVNMRVKLMEGLEFKSTFGAQFFDANNQFYASKYLLDLGVDVSGRAAIDYGKTLYWQSENFLNYNRVFGANRINAVLGTSWTSSTGDGFGAGSTGFSVDYFQYNNLAAGAVPGTPTSYYRKELLNSYYARFNYSYDDRYLLTLTGRSDGSSKFGSGNKYAFFPSVALGWNVSEESFLKSNELLNQLKVRSSYGITGNSSISPYMSLGTLNNNTLVYLDGKRYVGTTMGNIANPDLKWERTAQINAGVDMGFLNNRFTLVADIYHKKTTDLLLDNPTSFVSGYNSVTQNIGSVQNKGIEVALNGKVIQTNDFSADLGLAIAANRNKILGLGDNNADILPGRVPGGLVYNVLRVGGQVGDIIGYERLGTWGTEEATEAAKYNRRPGDIKRDDVNKDYVYDDQDVKILGNLFPKYELFINLGVRYKQFDLSATIQVRKGNKVVNASSFELEDRQYYLNSYASLLDDAWTPSHQNTMVPAIRTQQDALYSDYPSGYVDSHFVEDGSFIRGRNLNISYSFPRAVLDRWKIKGLKISANTQNFFLSTKYRGYDPELSSVSAGNTFTQGVDYFSYPNARTYALGLNLTF, encoded by the coding sequence ATGAAAAATGCAAAAGTTTCATCACTTGTTGCTATGGCACTTGTCATGTGTAACATTCCGCTTTATGCTCAGCAAAAACAGCTGATAAAAGGCAAAATTTCTAATGTTCAGGGGAAGGGAATTCCCCTTGTAAATTTAAAAATCAAGGGACAGCAACAGGGAACTTCAACCAACAATGAGGGAGAATTTCAACTTTATGGCTCTTCAAGTGATACTTTATTAGTGAGTTGTGTGGGGTACCAGTCTCTCGAGTATGTGTATATGGGTCAGGCATCTGTTCAATTTCAACTTAAAGAAAGCGCTCAAGATCTAAACGAAGTGGTTGTGGTTGGCTATGGCTCTATCCGTAAAAAAGACCTGACTGGTTCTGTCGCTAGTATTAAAGGGGAGGACTTAGCCGCAATGCCAGTTTCTAATCCGCTTGTGGCTCTCGGCGCTCGAGTACCTGGCCTTAATATCAGCAATAATTCTGGTCGTCCGGGTGGTGGTGTCTCTGCAACTATTCGAGGCATAAATTCTATTAATGCCTCTAGTGCGCCGCTGTTTGTGGTGGATGGGGTGATCGGTGCGGATTTCCAGTCGATCAATCCTAATGATATCGAATCTATTGAGGTTCTGAAAGATGCTTCTTCAACGGCAATCTATGGTTCTCAGGCTTCAAATGGTGTTATTATTGTCAGCACTAAAGCTCCCAAAGTGGGCGAGTATGTTATTGCTGCACAGGTTAATCTAGGGTTGAACCAGTTTGCCCGACCCCTAGATATGCTAAATGCAAACCAGTATATGGATTACATGAAAAGATCTTGGGAATATGACCCTAAAAGAGGGACTTTTCCTACAGATCAATTAAACAAATTGTATCCTGATTTATTTGGCACAGACAATAAACCCTTATATGATATGGATTGGCAAAAAGAAGCTAGTCGTAATGCAACTCCTATTTCTTATCATTTTACGATCTCGGGAGGTACTGAAAAAGCAAAACAGGTCTTGAGTGTTGGAGTCATCAATGATGAAGGTCTACTTCGGGAAACATATTATAAAAAACGGACGGTAAGGTATACTACGGACATTAAATTGAGGGAATGGTTAGATATTGGGGCCAACCTTTCTTATCAATTTAATCGTAAAAATCAGGTCGATGATTATGCTGTGGGATCTATGAATGCGACACGGCTACTAGGAGGTATGATTCCGATATTGCCGGTTGCGTATCCGGATGGATCGACGAGTACGATGCAGGATTTTGGATTCGGTTATAATTATGATAGTAACGGTGATTTTCTGGGTTTTTATAAAACTGGAATTTACACAGCCAATAATCCGGTCAAGCTGCTGCAGGATCTGAAGTATTATCGTACGGAACATCAGTTTTTAGGTAATGTCAATATGCGGGTCAAATTGATGGAGGGCTTGGAGTTTAAATCTACGTTTGGAGCGCAGTTTTTTGATGCCAACAATCAATTCTATGCGTCTAAATATTTGTTGGATCTAGGTGTGGATGTCAGTGGTCGGGCTGCTATCGATTATGGAAAGACGCTCTACTGGCAATCTGAAAATTTCTTGAATTACAATAGGGTTTTCGGCGCAAACCGTATCAATGCTGTCTTGGGTACAAGCTGGACGAGCAGTACGGGTGATGGATTTGGTGCTGGATCTACGGGTTTTTCGGTTGATTATTTCCAATATAACAACCTCGCAGCTGGGGCCGTCCCAGGTACTCCTACTTCGTACTATAGAAAAGAATTGTTGAATTCTTATTACGCTCGTTTCAATTATAGTTACGACGATAGATATTTGTTGACTCTGACGGGTAGGTCCGATGGTTCTTCAAAATTTGGCAGTGGCAATAAATATGCCTTTTTCCCTTCTGTAGCATTGGGATGGAACGTTTCGGAAGAGTCTTTTTTGAAATCTAATGAGCTGTTAAACCAGCTTAAAGTACGCAGTAGCTATGGAATAACGGGTAATTCTAGTATTTCACCGTATATGTCATTGGGGACGTTAAATAATAATACTTTGGTGTACCTAGACGGTAAAAGGTATGTAGGGACGACTATGGGCAATATTGCTAATCCTGATCTTAAGTGGGAGCGTACTGCACAAATCAATGCAGGAGTGGATATGGGTTTTCTGAATAATAGATTTACTCTGGTTGCTGATATCTATCATAAAAAAACGACCGATCTATTGCTTGATAACCCGACTTCTTTTGTTTCAGGTTATAATAGTGTAACCCAAAATATTGGCAGTGTGCAAAATAAGGGAATAGAGGTGGCATTGAATGGTAAAGTAATTCAGACTAATGATTTTTCGGCAGACTTGGGGTTGGCTATTGCTGCTAACCGAAACAAAATCTTGGGTCTTGGGGATAATAATGCTGATATTTTGCCTGGGCGTGTTCCAGGGGGCTTAGTTTATAATGTATTGCGTGTTGGGGGACAGGTCGGGGATATTATTGGTTATGAGCGACTGGGGACCTGGGGTACGGAGGAGGCTACTGAAGCAGCCAAGTACAATAGAAGGCCAGGTGATATCAAAAGGGATGATGTCAATAAAGACTATGTATATGATGATCAGGATGTAAAGATTCTGGGTAATTTATTTCCTAAGTATGAGCTTTTTATCAACCTGGGAGTTCGGTATAAACAATTTGATCTGAGTGCAACCATTCAGGTGAGAAAGGGTAATAAAGTTGTCAATGCTTCTAGTTTTGAATTGGAAGATCGCCAATATTATCTTAACAGTTATGCTAGTTTATTGGATGATGCCTGGACACCTTCACATCAAAACACTATGGTGCCTGCTATCCGCACGCAACAGGATGCGCTGTATAGTGATTATCCATCGGGCTATGTCGATAGTCATTTTGTTGAAGATGGGTCCTTTATTCGTGGACGTAATCTGAATATTAGTTATTCTTTTCCTCGCGCGGTATTAGATAGATGGAAAATAAAGGGACTTAAAATTTCAGCTAATACCCAGAATTTTTTCTTGAGTACGAAATATCGCGGATATGATCCGGAGCTGTCTTCGGTGTCGGCAGGCAATACGTTTACGCAAGGTGTTGATTATTTTAGTTACCCGAATGCGCGTACTTATGCTCTGGGATTAAACCTTACATTTTAA
- a CDS encoding RagB/SusD family nutrient uptake outer membrane protein yields MKRSLYTLLVISTLTVHLNSCTSQLEEDARSSIPVKNFFTNEEECNSAVIGIYNYIKAPYNKYGYDEMPYAMLELPTGMFDNKAQWQFASDYVNLKFDATSPDFSIWWESCYKGIEAANSCLRYIPAVNMSENKKNELLAEASFLRAYFYFQLVHIFGDVPLKMVPTANPGDALIGKSPVRDIFEKAIIPDLKFAEEQPLAATTQGNGRVSVMAVKTLLAKTYLSMAGLLNDNSFYGLAKTKALEVIQSNKHKLFESDQELTWFNKLNNPTFDNKEEHIFMANYAINNANSSLPVYFLPKEVKLVNALQFGGFSPSSFFLDAYDAADLRGRHNQGFFMNTLQIGDEKHEFPWAIYKFMDPGILTTAPNSAKNFPLLRYADLLMVYSEAQNEADGSPDKSAIDAVNQIRNRSGLPDISKLSQAEFREEVQKQRYFELCAEGKIWFDMVRTKKIFDTKTNKMVDLIGFKLPSGAIFKEENLKFPIPSREVQINPLLK; encoded by the coding sequence ATGAAAAGATCATTATATACATTGTTAGTAATTAGTACATTGACCGTTCATTTAAACTCATGTACTTCTCAGTTGGAAGAGGATGCTAGGTCTTCTATTCCGGTCAAAAATTTCTTTACAAATGAGGAAGAATGTAACTCTGCGGTAATTGGTATTTATAATTATATAAAAGCTCCTTATAATAAATATGGTTATGACGAAATGCCCTATGCTATGCTTGAGCTCCCTACTGGGATGTTCGATAATAAAGCACAATGGCAATTTGCATCAGACTATGTCAATCTGAAATTTGATGCAACAAGTCCCGATTTTTCAATTTGGTGGGAAAGCTGCTATAAGGGAATTGAGGCTGCCAATAGCTGTCTTCGTTATATACCTGCAGTCAATATGTCGGAGAATAAAAAGAATGAACTGCTGGCGGAGGCGAGTTTTTTGCGCGCTTATTTCTATTTCCAGTTGGTCCATATTTTTGGTGATGTGCCTTTAAAAATGGTTCCTACGGCAAACCCAGGTGATGCACTGATCGGTAAAAGCCCGGTACGGGATATTTTTGAAAAAGCTATTATTCCGGATCTGAAATTTGCTGAAGAGCAACCTTTGGCGGCGACGACACAGGGTAATGGTCGCGTCTCCGTGATGGCAGTGAAAACTCTTTTGGCAAAGACTTATTTGAGTATGGCGGGATTGCTGAATGATAATAGTTTTTATGGTCTTGCTAAGACCAAGGCATTGGAAGTGATACAGTCAAATAAACATAAACTATTTGAATCGGATCAAGAACTGACCTGGTTCAATAAATTAAATAATCCCACTTTTGACAATAAAGAGGAACATATTTTTATGGCCAACTATGCAATCAATAATGCCAATAGCAGTCTACCTGTTTATTTTTTACCTAAAGAAGTTAAATTGGTGAATGCGTTGCAATTTGGTGGTTTTTCACCTAGTTCGTTCTTTTTGGATGCATATGATGCGGCAGATCTTAGGGGAAGACATAATCAGGGATTTTTTATGAATACACTTCAAATAGGAGATGAAAAACACGAATTTCCCTGGGCAATTTATAAATTTATGGATCCTGGAATCTTAACTACTGCTCCCAATTCGGCGAAGAATTTTCCTTTATTGCGGTATGCGGATCTGTTAATGGTATATAGTGAAGCTCAAAATGAAGCTGACGGAAGTCCTGATAAGTCGGCCATTGATGCGGTCAATCAGATTAGAAATCGCTCGGGTTTGCCGGACATCTCAAAATTATCGCAGGCCGAATTTCGAGAGGAGGTACAGAAACAGCGCTATTTTGAATTATGTGCCGAGGGTAAAATCTGGTTTGATATGGTGCGAACGAAAAAAATATTCGATACAAAAACAAATAAAATGGTCGATTTAATCGGCTTTAAACTTCCTAGTGGCGCAATTTTTAAAGAAGAGAATCTTAAATTCCCAATTCCGAGCCGAGAAGTTCAGATTAATCCATTATTAAAATAA
- a CDS encoding glycoside hydrolase family 47 protein: MIQTKQFMKSLLLMISLCFTIVMAQAGSSKQDENEMYAERVKTAFIKGWGAYMDYAKGQDAVNPLAKKGHNWYSHSLLMTPVDALSTMHIMGLKKEMEEAKELIFSQLNFDIDMEIQQFEIAIRIMGGLLSAYQLDGDPRFLKLAEDLGKRMLPVFESKTGMPYRLVNLKTGAVAGEITNPCEIGSMLLEYGMLSKLTGNPIYYEKCKRGVVATFDRRSKIGLVGTEININTGEWVNKSAHISGRIDAYYEYLLKGWLLFGDKDLKKMWDIHKKAIANYLADDVSTGFWYGYADMDTGVRTATRFGALDCFYGAVLCLDRDFKSAKKLQQSIYKMWTLKGLEPEMIDYSTMNIIDSYYMIRPEAIESTYYLWHYTKDPKYYEQGKHMFESIEKYCQVDNGYVQIKNVETMEKWDTLESFFFAETMKYCYLFFAPKEAFNLDKCVLNTEAHPFFKTWK; the protein is encoded by the coding sequence ATGATACAGACAAAACAATTTATGAAGTCATTGCTACTTATGATAAGCCTATGCTTTACAATAGTCATGGCTCAGGCAGGAAGCTCAAAACAGGATGAGAATGAAATGTATGCCGAAAGGGTGAAAACGGCATTTATTAAAGGTTGGGGTGCATATATGGACTATGCTAAAGGGCAGGATGCTGTAAATCCTTTGGCAAAGAAGGGCCATAACTGGTATAGCCATTCTTTATTGATGACACCAGTTGATGCGCTCAGCACCATGCACATCATGGGCTTGAAAAAAGAGATGGAGGAGGCTAAAGAACTGATTTTTTCTCAATTGAATTTTGATATTGATATGGAAATTCAACAATTTGAAATTGCCATCAGGATTATGGGAGGATTACTGTCGGCTTACCAATTGGATGGAGATCCCAGGTTTTTAAAATTGGCAGAGGATTTAGGAAAACGTATGTTACCGGTCTTTGAATCTAAAACAGGTATGCCCTATAGATTGGTTAACTTAAAAACAGGTGCCGTTGCTGGAGAAATTACAAACCCATGTGAAATTGGATCCATGTTATTGGAATATGGTATGCTGAGCAAATTGACAGGAAACCCCATTTATTATGAAAAATGTAAACGTGGTGTGGTCGCAACTTTTGATCGCCGTTCTAAAATAGGTTTGGTTGGTACAGAAATCAATATCAATACTGGAGAATGGGTAAATAAAAGTGCACATATCAGTGGGCGTATTGATGCGTACTACGAATATTTGTTAAAAGGTTGGTTATTATTTGGTGACAAAGATCTTAAGAAGATGTGGGATATTCACAAAAAAGCAATAGCCAATTACCTAGCAGATGATGTGAGTACTGGATTTTGGTATGGATATGCAGATATGGATACGGGTGTCCGTACAGCTACACGTTTTGGAGCATTAGATTGCTTTTATGGAGCTGTCCTTTGTTTGGATCGTGATTTTAAATCAGCGAAAAAACTGCAACAGAGCATCTATAAAATGTGGACGTTAAAAGGTCTTGAGCCTGAAATGATAGATTACAGTACGATGAATATAATTGATAGTTACTACATGATCAGACCGGAAGCTATCGAATCTACTTATTATTTATGGCACTATACAAAAGACCCAAAATATTACGAGCAAGGGAAGCATATGTTTGAATCGATCGAGAAATACTGTCAGGTGGATAATGGGTATGTACAGATTAAAAATGTGGAAACCATGGAGAAATGGGATACGTTAGAGAGTTTCTTTTTTGCTGAAACGATGAAATACTGCTATTTGTTTTTTGCACCCAAAGAAGCTTTTAACTTAGACAAATGTGTTTTAAATACCGAAGCTCATCCATTCTTTAAAACATGGAAATAA
- a CDS encoding HAD family hydrolase, producing the protein MEINQVDSILFDLDGTLWNAAVLYAKAWTVALQQHGIDTIIDEEDIAGLIGLEQSFVIRSLIPAFYLNKASIIVAAVEVETERLIQTEGAPLYKRVKEGLEELHQRYPLFIVSNCDKNVVKLFLKYHGLELLFVDHRTHGENHKSKFENIEDLIVKYNLKKSVYVGDTLSDQKQSELAKIPFVHVNYGFGRLENYMPSFSDFERLTAYFLQECYQSSK; encoded by the coding sequence ATGGAAATAAATCAAGTAGATAGTATATTGTTTGATCTGGACGGCACGCTATGGAATGCCGCTGTTTTATATGCAAAGGCTTGGACCGTAGCATTACAACAACATGGTATTGACACGATTATTGATGAGGAAGACATTGCTGGCTTAATAGGTTTGGAGCAAAGTTTTGTGATCCGCTCTTTAATTCCTGCTTTCTATCTGAATAAAGCGAGTATAATTGTGGCTGCTGTTGAAGTTGAAACGGAGCGATTGATCCAAACAGAGGGAGCTCCTCTGTACAAGCGTGTCAAAGAAGGATTGGAGGAATTACACCAACGGTATCCTCTTTTTATTGTCAGTAATTGTGATAAAAATGTGGTCAAATTATTTTTAAAATATCATGGTTTGGAATTGTTGTTTGTAGATCATAGGACTCATGGTGAAAATCATAAATCTAAATTTGAAAATATAGAAGACCTTATCGTAAAATATAACCTTAAAAAATCGGTGTATGTGGGAGATACGTTATCTGATCAAAAGCAGAGTGAATTAGCTAAAATACCTTTTGTACATGTTAATTATGGTTTTGGGAGATTAGAAAATTATATGCCGAGTTTTAGTGATTTTGAAAGGTTGACGGCTTACTTTTTACAAGAATGCTATCAGTCATCAAAATAA
- a CDS encoding TlpA family protein disulfide reductase — MTKLLGVFFKSFNNDTIHVYDLAKDKVLLIDFWASWCIPCRKEHPQLLALRGKYKDKVQTLTISIDKNLVKWENAISDDKIDVCEH; from the coding sequence TTGACCAAATTATTGGGGGTTTTCTTTAAAAGTTTTAATAATGATACTATTCATGTTTATGACTTGGCAAAGGATAAAGTTCTGTTAATTGATTTTTGGGCGAGTTGGTGTATTCCGTGCAGAAAAGAACACCCGCAGTTGCTAGCTTTGAGAGGAAAATATAAAGATAAGGTTCAAACACTAACCATATCCATTGATAAGAATTTGGTAAAATGGGAAAATGCTATTTCTGATGATAAAATAGATGTATGTGAGCACTAA
- a CDS encoding helix-turn-helix domain-containing protein — MQRLVFRGSVNNEYGKRLRWDLETGVSKVFKNEIYSRNELLNNHVSLIENKDTSSTDLLQEYFIPERNFNQFIADIKPVLKNSKIDLLNITIRGVQKDNDSYLNYARENVFGFVILFNQKKTDTQETEMKKLTNLLVDNALKNEGTFYLPYRLHIDRVKMRKSYPNADIFFQLKLKYDPTELFNNKFYEHYK; from the coding sequence ATGCAAAGATTAGTGTTTAGAGGCAGTGTAAACAACGAATATGGAAAACGACTTCGTTGGGATTTGGAAACTGGAGTGAGTAAAGTTTTTAAAAACGAAATTTATTCAAGAAATGAACTTTTAAACAACCACGTTTCACTAATTGAAAATAAAGACACTTCTTCGACTGACTTACTTCAAGAATATTTTATTCCTGAAAGGAATTTTAATCAATTCATTGCGGATATAAAACCTGTTCTCAAGAACTCAAAGATAGATTTACTGAACATAACTATTCGCGGCGTTCAAAAAGACAATGACAGTTATTTAAATTATGCAAGAGAAAATGTCTTTGGTTTTGTCATCTTATTCAATCAAAAGAAAACAGATACCCAAGAGACAGAAATGAAAAAATTGACAAACCTACTTGTCGATAATGCATTAAAAAACGAAGGAACTTTTTATTTACCTTATCGCTTACATATTGACAGGGTCAAAATGAGAAAATCGTATCCAAACGCAGACATATTTTTTCAACTAAAACTAAAATATGATCCAACTGAATTATTTAACAACAAATTTTACGAACATTACAAATAA
- a CDS encoding FAD-dependent oxidoreductase: protein MKKKHFWIIGLLTIIIFLSIPTFHILKIKWNEKNLIIDIPKGFTDDASQLNLTKVDTIIQVPTDKKEIEIQLKYVLKYAKENNLKISIAGAKHSMGGHTIYPNGILLNMLPYNQMELDTTNNILTIGSGALWEDALNYLEKYGKSIAIMQAFSSFSIGGSISVNGHGWQKNLPPIAATVVSFTLMKANGEVVNCSRQENHELFKLVIGGYGLFGVILDVKLKVVENEALQYKYIRLNPDNYVNHYKKYISQNPNVNLVFGRLRISDKHFLEEATLNFFEKVNGTIPTLQTKKTLKCKD, encoded by the coding sequence ATGAAGAAAAAACATTTTTGGATAATTGGACTTTTGACAATAATCATATTTTTGTCTATTCCAACTTTTCATATCTTAAAAATAAAATGGAATGAAAAGAATTTAATCATTGATATTCCCAAAGGTTTTACAGATGATGCTAGTCAGCTGAACCTAACAAAAGTTGATACAATCATTCAAGTTCCTACCGACAAAAAAGAAATTGAAATTCAACTAAAATATGTCTTAAAATATGCAAAAGAAAATAATTTAAAAATTTCAATTGCGGGTGCAAAACATAGTATGGGAGGACACACCATTTATCCAAATGGAATATTACTAAATATGCTTCCTTACAATCAAATGGAACTTGACACAACTAATAATATTTTGACTATTGGCTCAGGTGCATTGTGGGAAGACGCCTTAAATTATTTAGAGAAGTACGGTAAATCTATTGCCATAATGCAAGCATTCAGTTCGTTTTCGATTGGTGGATCAATTAGTGTAAATGGGCACGGTTGGCAAAAAAACTTACCACCAATCGCTGCAACTGTAGTTTCATTTACTTTAATGAAAGCAAACGGAGAAGTTGTCAATTGTAGCAGACAAGAGAATCATGAACTTTTCAAATTGGTAATTGGAGGTTATGGTTTATTTGGAGTTATTTTAGACGTAAAGTTAAAAGTTGTAGAAAACGAAGCATTACAATATAAATATATTCGATTAAATCCTGACAATTATGTAAACCATTACAAAAAGTACATTTCACAGAATCCAAATGTAAATCTAGTTTTTGGCCGACTACGAATTTCAGACAAGCATTTTTTAGAAGAAGCAACATTAAACTTTTTTGAGAAGGTTAACGGGACAATACCTACCTTACAAACCAAAAAAACACTGAAATGCAAAGATTAG
- a CDS encoding DNA alkylation repair protein translates to MTERKGARSTKDIPKNILAQLNRGEIETANLVEWLAVDQRFLLENLLVEHQRTDYLKPMLSIIDQLKKQTVNTINEAIGTGLFEQAIKNNDSDFLTVVSKHKADLVRCWAAYTIEKNEELNIIEILEQIQPFSADKHFGVREISWLAVRKKISQNLIQSIEILSEWTSIQDENIRRFTTEATRPRGVWCEHIDELKQNPELALSILEPLKSDKSKYVMDSIGNWLNDVSKTCPDFVKELCERWEKESETKETKYIIKKALRTINK, encoded by the coding sequence ATGACTGAAAGAAAAGGAGCAAGAAGCACAAAGGATATTCCGAAAAATATTTTAGCACAGCTTAATCGTGGGGAAATTGAAACAGCCAATCTCGTAGAATGGTTGGCCGTTGATCAACGGTTTTTATTGGAAAACTTACTTGTAGAACATCAAAGAACGGATTATTTAAAACCCATGCTATCTATAATTGACCAACTGAAAAAGCAAACCGTAAATACGATAAATGAAGCTATCGGAACAGGTCTTTTTGAGCAAGCAATAAAAAATAATGATAGCGATTTTTTAACGGTAGTGTCTAAACATAAAGCTGATTTAGTCCGCTGTTGGGCTGCATATACTATTGAAAAAAACGAAGAACTGAACATTATAGAAATACTTGAACAAATTCAACCATTTTCAGCTGATAAGCATTTTGGAGTAAGAGAAATCAGTTGGTTGGCTGTAAGGAAGAAAATATCTCAAAACCTTATCCAAAGCATTGAAATACTTTCAGAATGGACCTCAATCCAAGATGAAAATATAAGAAGATTTACCACTGAAGCAACAAGACCTCGTGGCGTTTGGTGCGAACATATCGACGAACTAAAACAAAATCCCGAATTGGCCTTATCAATTTTAGAACCATTAAAATCCGACAAATCAAAATACGTTATGGACAGCATTGGCAATTGGCTCAATGATGTCAGTAAAACCTGTCCCGATTTTGTAAAAGAACTTTGTGAACGTTGGGAAAAAGAAAGCGAAACAAAAGAAACAAAATACATTATCAAAAAGGCATTGCGGACTATCAATAAGTAA
- a CDS encoding peroxiredoxin-like family protein has product MKNLKQQIEELNENLAKQLPTKILEVFGKSIQDLKARNIEEDSIDTGDTFPDFSLPNTNNEIVALKELLKNGKVIVAFFRGSWCPYCNLELKALQDNLKQITNRRTTLIAISPQTPDYSDELRSNHHLDFHLLTDKNNKLAKQIGISFGLQDYVIPVYGSLGIELSEYNKNDNNELPTPAIFVIDTNGNITYKFVDTNYMNRINIQELIEQL; this is encoded by the coding sequence ATGAAAAATTTAAAACAACAAATTGAGGAATTAAATGAAAATTTGGCAAAACAACTTCCAACAAAAATTTTAGAGGTATTCGGTAAATCTATTCAGGATTTGAAAGCCCGAAACATCGAAGAAGATAGCATCGATACAGGCGATACATTTCCTGATTTTAGCTTACCAAATACAAACAATGAAATTGTAGCATTAAAAGAGCTTTTAAAAAACGGAAAAGTAATTGTAGCTTTTTTTCGAGGTAGTTGGTGTCCATATTGCAATCTCGAACTGAAAGCATTGCAAGATAATCTAAAGCAAATTACTAACAGAAGAACAACGCTTATAGCAATCTCACCGCAAACGCCAGATTACAGCGACGAATTAAGAAGTAATCATCACTTAGATTTTCACTTACTGACGGATAAAAACAATAAATTAGCTAAACAGATTGGTATCTCATTCGGACTTCAGGATTATGTAATTCCAGTCTATGGTAGTTTAGGAATAGAACTATCCGAATACAACAAGAATGACAATAACGAATTGCCTACCCCTGCCATTTTCGTAATAGATACAAACGGGAACATTACATACAAATTTGTTGATACAAATTATATGAACAGGATAAATATCCAAGAATTGATTGAACAATTATGA
- a CDS encoding winged helix-turn-helix transcriptional regulator produces MNTKERAIEEKICPLEFAVNAISGKWKIPIVWRINAGEKRPSEMLRGIVKVDRRVLNQQLNEMVSDGILTKQSFNVLPPRVEYSLTPLGEKLVDVLWKLNDWGKVLLEHSNEE; encoded by the coding sequence ATGAATACAAAAGAACGAGCGATAGAAGAAAAAATATGTCCATTGGAATTTGCCGTTAATGCTATTAGTGGGAAATGGAAAATCCCTATCGTATGGCGTATTAACGCGGGTGAAAAACGGCCTAGTGAAATGTTAAGAGGTATCGTAAAAGTAGATAGACGTGTTTTAAACCAACAATTAAATGAAATGGTTTCGGACGGAATTTTAACCAAACAATCTTTCAATGTATTACCTCCAAGAGTAGAATATTCTCTTACTCCCCTTGGTGAAAAATTGGTTGATGTCCTTTGGAAACTAAATGACTGGGGCAAAGTGTTATTAGAGCATTCTAACGAAGAATAA